Genomic segment of Bacteroidota bacterium:
TAGGGAGTGAGATTAAGAAAACAAGACCTTGTGTAATCATTTCACCCAATGAGATGAATAAATATCTTAGAACAATTATTGTCGCACCAATGACCACAAAGTCGAGAAAATACCCAACAAGAATTGAAGTAAAACATGACAGAAAAATAGCTTGGATTGTAATTGATCAAATCCGGACAATTGACAAGCAACGCATAATCAGGGCATTAGGAAGATTGTCAAAACTTGAAATAAAAGAAGTGAAGTCAATAATGAAAGAAACATTTATTGATTAAAAAAGAAATCCAGAAGACTATTCATAATAATGAATGGTGGTTTTCGGTCGTAGATATTTGTGCTGTATTAACTGACAGCCGTGATGCTGGAGCGTATTGGAGGAAGTTGAAACAACTATGGCGAAATAAAGAAAAGCTACTTTAATCTAAATTTTATATACTTAATTGTTTCTCCTTTTTCCCTATGTATTTTTTCAAAATATGTTGTGATGGAGTTGTATTCATTAAGAATTGAAGAATTGTAAAGATTATCGGTATATTCAATTATTTCATGTTTTTCTTCTTGCAGAGTTTTTAATCCAAATTTATATAGGTCGGTATCATCTGTTTTGAAATTAATAATTCCGTTTTTTATAAGAATGTCTTTGTAATAATTTAGATAAAGTGAGGATACTAATCTTCTTCTCCATTTACTCGGTCGGGGAAATGGATCGGGAAAAGGAATCCAAATTTCA
This window contains:
- a CDS encoding type II toxin-antitoxin system PemK/MazF family toxin — protein: GSEIKKTRPCVIISPNEMNKYLRTIIVAPMTTKSRKYPTRIEVKHDRKIAWIVIDQIRTIDKQRIIRALGRLSKLEIKEVKSIMKETFID